One segment of Acidimicrobiales bacterium DNA contains the following:
- a CDS encoding YwiC-like family protein: MAESTVRRAAGASGEPVSPGDRSALRAVAMPIEHGGWSLTLEPILLGLLVAWSWPGLALGAAAMLAFLARAPLKLVLVDRWRGRWLPRTTLAARVAAVELVALVALAMAAAVGGDARMWWPLLAAAPLVAIELWFDMRSRGRRLLPELAGTVGISSVAAAIALADGAEASLALGLWVVVAARGAAAIPYARTQVFRAHGRPHHLWHSDMAQALAVAAVAVAWLIGAVPPAAAVAIASVAAFNAAAIRAAPRPAQVIGLQQMFFGIAVVVVTAAAVLV; the protein is encoded by the coding sequence ATGGCTGAGTCGACCGTTCGTCGCGCTGCGGGTGCGTCGGGCGAACCGGTCTCTCCCGGAGACCGCTCCGCGCTGCGAGCCGTGGCCATGCCGATCGAGCACGGCGGCTGGAGTCTGACGCTCGAACCGATCCTGCTCGGTCTGCTGGTCGCATGGTCCTGGCCCGGTCTGGCGCTCGGTGCCGCGGCCATGTTGGCCTTCCTCGCACGGGCACCCCTGAAGCTCGTGCTCGTCGATCGGTGGCGCGGCCGCTGGCTGCCGCGGACCACTCTCGCCGCACGGGTCGCGGCGGTGGAGCTCGTCGCGCTCGTCGCGCTGGCGATGGCCGCGGCGGTGGGAGGCGACGCACGCATGTGGTGGCCGTTGCTCGCCGCAGCGCCTCTTGTGGCGATCGAACTGTGGTTCGACATGCGTAGCCGTGGCCGACGGCTGTTGCCCGAGCTGGCCGGGACCGTCGGCATCAGCTCGGTTGCCGCAGCGATCGCGCTCGCGGACGGAGCGGAGGCCTCACTAGCTCTAGGACTGTGGGTCGTCGTCGCGGCACGAGGCGCAGCTGCGATCCCCTACGCACGGACCCAGGTGTTCCGGGCACACGGCAGGCCGCACCACCTCTGGCACAGCGACATGGCGCAAGCTCTCGCAGTCGCCGCAGTCGCCGTCGCATGGCTCATCGGTGCCGTGCCCCCCGCGGCAGCGGTCGCGATCGCCTCGGTTGCTGCGTTCAACGCGGCGGCGATCCGTGCCGCGCCCCGGCCCGCCCAGGTCATCGGCCTGCAGCAGATGTTCTTCGGGATCGCTGTCGTCGTCGTCACCGCCGCGGCGGTGCTGGTGTGA
- a CDS encoding group III truncated hemoglobin, producing the protein MSSRAAPRSLVQDRGPGLISQPVGDLDTRSAIHDLVVAFYREVVFDDLLAPVFAETAETDWAAHIPRLVDYWCTILLGEQAYHGALLGAHREVHQRDPLRDEHFDRWYELWVTSIDARWSGPRSEQAKAHAAATAGLISRRLRGVDHDVRTVVN; encoded by the coding sequence ATGAGCAGCAGAGCAGCACCTCGATCCCTGGTGCAAGACCGGGGGCCAGGACTGATTTCCCAACCGGTCGGTGACCTCGACACACGCTCGGCGATCCACGATCTCGTCGTCGCGTTCTATCGTGAGGTGGTCTTCGACGATCTCCTCGCTCCAGTCTTCGCGGAGACCGCAGAGACCGATTGGGCCGCACACATCCCGCGCCTGGTCGACTACTGGTGCACGATCCTGCTCGGCGAGCAGGCCTACCACGGCGCGTTGCTCGGGGCCCATCGGGAGGTGCACCAGCGGGACCCGCTCCGGGACGAGCACTTCGATCGGTGGTATGAGCTGTGGGTCACCTCAATCGATGCCCGGTGGAGTGGGCCACGTTCCGAGCAAGCCAAGGCACACGCGGCGGCCACCGCCGGACTGATCTCACGGCGTCTCCGCGGGGTCGATCACGACGTCCGAACCGTCGTGAACTGA
- a CDS encoding group III truncated hemoglobin has product MEHQAAHPAVESVAVADLDSAAEIAEMVRRFYADVAQDDLLGPVFNEVAEVDWTEHLPKLVAFWCRALLGEPGYQGNPFRAHQLVHAKRAFSPAHFERWLSLFHETLKAGWAGPNVQRALELADNVARVHSQQLLGHPVALERGEST; this is encoded by the coding sequence GTGGAACACCAAGCAGCCCACCCGGCAGTCGAATCGGTTGCGGTGGCCGACCTCGACTCGGCAGCCGAGATCGCCGAGATGGTCCGTCGGTTCTACGCCGACGTCGCCCAGGACGACCTGCTCGGCCCGGTGTTCAACGAGGTGGCTGAGGTCGACTGGACCGAGCACCTACCGAAGTTGGTCGCGTTCTGGTGTCGGGCGTTGCTCGGCGAACCCGGATACCAGGGCAACCCCTTTCGTGCCCACCAGCTCGTTCACGCGAAACGAGCTTTCAGCCCCGCGCACTTCGAGCGGTGGCTGAGCCTGTTCCATGAGACCCTCAAGGCTGGCTGGGCGGGTCCCAACGTGCAACGCGCACTAGAGCTCGCGGACAACGTCGCGCGCGTCCACAGCCAGCAACTGCTCGGACATCCCGTCGCACTCGAACGAGGCGAATCGACATGA
- a CDS encoding aconitase family protein, with protein sequence MTENSFGARATLPTEGGSLEMFRLDAVGGDVDGLPFSPKVFLENLLRHEDGTSVTAADARALADWSGGGDVEQEISFMPARILMVTIFPIDDEALRYLRFTGREPAQVDLVERYAKEQGLWFDPHATPRFSETLELDLGTVVPSIAGPARPQDRVRLDEAKARFAIDLQSSLPDPSPGISRRAVDPVVSGQRPSHTATVGLRDRRARARAGRRRIGRCAAAGSGAGAAAGRARRDPRSRPRRHRCHHQLHQHLQPVGHARRRPPRQEGRRAGAVEPTMGHHAGENDTQPTLVRATIHLAVAHLHAWREDLAERRRGLRSP encoded by the coding sequence ATGACTGAGAACAGCTTCGGTGCCCGGGCAACGCTTCCCACCGAGGGTGGCTCGCTCGAGATGTTCAGGCTCGATGCCGTGGGCGGTGATGTCGACGGCCTGCCGTTCAGCCCGAAGGTGTTCCTCGAGAACCTCTTGCGTCACGAGGACGGCACGTCGGTGACAGCCGCGGACGCTCGAGCGCTGGCCGACTGGTCGGGCGGCGGAGACGTGGAGCAGGAGATCTCGTTCATGCCGGCGCGGATCCTCATGGTGACGATCTTCCCGATCGATGACGAGGCGCTGCGGTACCTGCGCTTCACCGGACGTGAACCGGCACAGGTCGATCTGGTGGAGCGATATGCGAAGGAGCAGGGGTTGTGGTTCGACCCGCACGCCACCCCGCGCTTCTCCGAGACCCTCGAGCTCGACCTGGGAACGGTGGTGCCGAGCATCGCCGGTCCGGCCCGCCCCCAGGATCGGGTGCGCCTCGATGAGGCCAAGGCACGGTTCGCCATCGACCTGCAGTCGTCATTGCCCGATCCGTCGCCGGGGATCTCCCGACGAGCTGTCGATCCAGTCGTTTCCGGCCAGCGACCCTCCCACACCGCGACAGTGGGTCTCAGAGATCGACGAGCCCGAGCTCGAGCAGGACGCCGAAGGATTGGACGGTGCGCGGCCGCGGGCAGCGGTGCCGGTGCGGCTGCAGGACGGGCACGACGTGACCCTCGATCACGGCCACGTCGTCATCGCTGCCATCACCAGTTGCACCAACACCTCCAACCCGTCGGTCATGCTCGCCGCCGGCCTCCTCGCCAAGAAGGCCGTCGAGCGGGGGCTGTCGAGCCAACCATGGGTCACCACGCTGGCGAGAACGACACGCAACCAACCCTGGTGAGGGCAACGATCCACCTCGCAGTCGCCCACCTGCATGCCTGGCGCGAGGACCTCGCCGAACGACGGCGGGGCCTCCGCTCCCCGTGA